CTGCTGGTAATAATTGAATTAAGGATTGTACTGCATAAAAAGCACCTTTTGATGAGTTCGATTTTATTAAAATTTCTTTTGAATTAATATCTAATATATAGGCTTCAGGATTTTTAATGCTTTGGTCAAATTCAAATTTTATGGCATTAGATTTACCTGTATTCGCACCAAAAACAGGAGTGACTAATGATTTCCAATAGGACACAGCTGTTTCCAATTCAGAATCATAAACAAGGTCTGTGTCTGAACTTAAATAAAAATCACCTTCTGTAATATTTAAATTATTAGGAGTAGGAATTATTTGAGGTTGAATAACGATTTGCTCATTCTCTTGACAAGCAAAACAAATAAAAACCAAAAATAAAATGATGTACTTTTTCTTGAAATTCATTTTAGTATCTTAGGTGCATTAAAATTAGTAATCTTTTGATGAATCCTAAATTTATTTCTGCTTTCCTTGGCGTATTCCTTTTATTTGGATGCCAAGATGAAAATCCCAATCCAACTGCAAAAAAAGACCAACCGCTTATAAACTACGTGAATACGTTTATTGGTACTGGTGGTCATGGCCACACATATCCCGGAGCATCGGCGCCTTTTGGTATGATGCAATTAGGGCCAGACACAAGACTCGAAGGTTGGGATGGTTGTTCTGGTTACCACTACTCTGATGAATATATTTATGGATTTTCGCACACACATTTAAGCGGAACAGGAATTAGTGATTATGGTGATGTACTTTTAATGCCAACAAATCAACAAATTTTTAATAATGGTGCTGATGGTAAGCCAGGTTATCGTGCCCATTTTTCGCATGATAATGAATCTGCCGAACCTGGATATTATAAAGTACACTTAGATTCTACAAATATTGATGTTGATCTGACCGTTTCTAAACGAAGTGGTATACATAAATATCAATTCCCATCTGCTGATAATCAGTATGTAATTTTAGATTTGGTTCATAGAGATAAGGTTTTAGATGCTAAAATCAAAAAAATATCAGATACTGAAATTGTAGGTTTTAGACATTCTGAAGCTTGGGCAAAAGACCAACGCTTATTCTTCGCGATTAAAACATCTCACCCATTTACGGATGTTTTACAATCGCCAGAAAAAACCGGAATGCCTGGTGGTCGACGTAGCGCTTTAAAATTCAACAACCCAAATAATGACCCTATTTATATAAAAGTTGGTATTTCTTCAGTAGATATTGAAGGGGCACGACAAAATTTAGAAGCGGAGATTTCGAATAAAGATTTTGAATCTATAAAGAGTGAAGTTCAAGATTACTGGGAGAAGCAACTCTCCAAAATTGTAATTGAGTCTAATGCTTCAACTGATGATGTTTTAAATGGAGTTGACAGAATAAATGATCAAGATTTAGAGAACAAGGTCAATTTTTATTCAGCATTATATCATACCATGTTAGCACCAAATCGCTATCAAGATGTAGACGGAAGATATAGAGGCATGGATTTAGAAATCCATAATGCAGAATTTGATTACTACTCAGTTTTTTCTCTTTGGGACACTTACAGAGCAGCACATCCACTTTATACGATTATTGAGCAAGAAAAAACTAATGATTTTATAAATACATTTTTAGCTAAATATGACGAAGGTGGTATTATGCCAATGTGGGATTTAGCTGGTAATTACACCGATTGCATGATTGGTTATCATGCGGTCCCAGTTATAGCTGATGCCTATTTAAAAGGTATTAGAGATTATGATACAGAAAAAGCCTTTGAAGCTATGAAGCATTCTGCTACTCGCGATAAATTTGGGTTGGAAGCCTATAAAAAATATGGCTTTATACCAGTTGATGAAGAAAGTGAATCTGTATCAAAAACTTTGGAATATGCCTATGACGATTGGACCATTGCACAAATGGCAAAAGACATGGGAAAAACTGAAGATTATAAAAATTACATTGAACGTGCTCAGTACTACAAAAATGTATTTGATCCAGAAAGCAAATTTATGCGTGGTCGATTTAGAAATACTTGGTTTGCGCCATTTGACCCGTATGAAGTTAACTTTAATTATACAGAAGCTAATTCTTGGCAATACAGTTTTTATGTACCGCAAGACATTTCTGGATTTATAGAATTGTTGGGCGGAAAAGACCAGCTAGAAAAACAACTGGACGAATTATTTACAGCTAAAACTGAAACATCGGGGCGCAATCAGTCTGATATCACAGGCTTAATTGGTCAGTATGCACATGGTAACGAACCTAGTCATCATATGGCTTACTTGTATAATTTTGTGAACAAACCGCACAAAACACAAGAGCGTGTATACCAAATTTTGACGGAATTATATAATAATGACCCCGATGGCGTTTCAGGTAATGAAGATTGTGGGCAAATGAGTGCTTGGTATGTTTTAAGCTCTATGGGCTTTTATTCGGTTACACCAGGAAGTAATCAATATATTATTGGAACACCTCTTTTTGATAAAGCAACAATAAATTTAGAAAATGGTAAACAGTTTACGGTTATTGCTAATAACAGAAGTGAAACCAATATTTACATTGAAAGTGCAAATCTCAATGGTAATCCGTTAGAGAAAACATTTATTAATCATTCAGATATAATTGAAGGTGGAACTTTAGAATTCACAATGACCGATAATCCTGCTGTTTGGGGTTCAAGAGAAGGTCAAGAACCAAAGACTGAAATTAAAGACCATATCATTTTACCTTCACCATATATTGAAAAAGGTGACATTACATTTAGAGGCAGTACTGAAGTCGTTTTAAATACTTCTGAAAGCGATGCGACAATCTTTTATGCATTAAACGAAAATGAGTTTCAATCTTATAACAAACCGTTTACAATTACAGAAGATACTAAAGTTAAATTGTATTCTGAAAAGGGAAATTTAAAAAGTCCTGTTTTAGAAACACCTTTCTATAAGATTGACCCAAATCTAAGTATCAAGCTAGAATCTAAATTTGCCAATCAATATTCAGCAGGTGGCAATGATGCTTTAATAGATGGCATCAGAAGCACCAAAAATTACAGAACTGGTAGTTGGCAAGGTTATCATAATCAAGATTTGGTAGCAATTGTAGATTTGGGTTCTGAAAAACCGATTAGTTCCATTACATCAAACTATTTACGTGACCAAGGTGCGTGGATTTTTCATCCAACTGAAGTAGAATATTTAGTATCAAAAGATGGTGTAAATTTTATATCCATTGGAAAAAAGAGACTAGACACAAAACAAAAGAATTATAATATCGCTGTAAAAACTGTGGAAATGAGTCTCGTTACAGAAGAAATTAATACGAGATTTAAAAAATCACAACCAAAGTCATATAGGTACATAAAGGTTATCGCAAAAAAATTAGGTGATTTACCTGAATGGCACATCGGACATCCGATGGATGGAAAAAGCTGGATTTTTGTAGATGAAATTTCCGTAAAATAAAAAACACTAACTAATTAATATAATAATGAGCAATCAGCAAACCAACAAATCTGCACTTACAACCTTAGTCACTGTATTCTTTTTCTGGGGTTTTATTGCGGCTTCTAACGGCGTATTTATTCCCTTTTGTAAAACTTATTTTAATATCGACCAATTTCAATCTCAGCTGGTAGATTTTGCATTTTATGGAGCGTATTATATTGGGGCTTTGTTACTATTTGTTATTTCTAGTTCTATTAAAAAAGATATCGTTAATTCTTGGGGTTACAAAAAAGTGATAGTCTATGGTTTATTATTATCTGCAATAGGCGCATTTGTCATGTATCCTTCAACGGCAGGTGCAGAACAAGGTCAAACAGCAGTATTCTATTTTGTATTAATAGCATTGTTTATAGTTGGTCTAGGCTTCTCTTTACAACAAACAGGCGCAAACCCTTTTGCCATTGCACTCGGTGCACCAGAAACGGGTTCTCATCGTCTAAATCTTGCTGGTGGTATAAATTCTTTCGGTACAACTATTGGCCCAATCGTAGTGGCGTTAGTATTATTTGGAACAGCATCTGTAAGTCCTGAAGAGTTAGTTTCTATGATTAAGAATAATGAAATCACCTTAACCACAGTTCAATTATTATACCTAGGCGTCGGCGCATTATTTTTAATTGCTGCTGCATTATTTCATTTTTCAAAAAAATTGCCGGCACTTAAATCAGATACACCGTTTGAACCTGCCAACAAAGCGCGAAATCTCTTGATTGTATTAACACTAATTATAGTAGCTTGTTTTGGCTATATTTTTAGTACGTATTCTGGGGATACCGAAGTGTCTGAATCAGTTGAAAATACGCGCTTAGTATTATTATTTGTAGCTTTAGTTGCTGTAATTGGCTCAGTATTTATAGCTAACACCAGTGCGTCAAAAAAACCTGAAGGTTGGGGCGCAATGAAATACCCTCAACTGGTTTTAGGGATGTTAGCCATATTTACTTACGTTGGTGTAGAAGTCACTATTCAGAGTAACCTTGGCGAACTTTTAAAAACCGTTGCAGATAAGGTTAATAACTTAAATCCTTTAGGTCTTCCAGTTTTAAACGACGCAGGTATTGCGCCTTTTATATCACTCTATTGGGGTGGCTTAATGATTGGTCGTTGGGTTGGTGCTATTACAGTATTTAATCCAACTAAAGGATTAAAAAAGGCGTTATTAATTATTGTCCCATATATTGCATTTGCAGTGATATTGATTGCAAATAGAGCAGGTGGAAAAAGTTTTTCGTCTGATGAAATACTATTTTTTGCAATCTGTGTAGCTGTGCAAATTGGAGGCTTTTTCTTAGCCAAGGATAATCCTGTTCGGACGTTAAAAATATTTAGCATATTAGGAATGTTAGGAATGATTATTGGTTTATTTACAACAGGTAATCTAGCCTTATTTGCTTTCTTATCTGGTGGGTTATTCTGTTCAATTATGTGGCCATGTATTTTTACATTGAGTATTGCTGGCTTAGGAAAATACACGTCTCAAGGTTCTGCATTTTTAATTATGATGATTTTAGGTGGCGCTATCATTCCTCCATTGCAAGGAAAGTTAGCCGATATATTTAATATTCAATCGTCTTACTGGGTTGCTGTTTTCTGTTTTGTTTATTTACTATTCTATGCTTATCGAACAAAAAAAGTATTGGACAAACAAGGCGTGGCTTACTAAATTTATAAAACATGAAACGTAGAAAATTTTTAAAAAATGCTTCGCTTACAGGTGTTGGATTAGCTGTAGGAACAGCTATTACGTCTTGTAATGAACAAGCAGAAGATAAATCAATTCCTGAAAAAGAAAATTCTGAATCCAAAGCAATTTTACCTGTTGTAGTTGCTACATGGCATGTTGAACAAGCCACTGCAAAAGCAATGGATACTTTAAATTCTGGCGGAACGGCACTGGATGCAGTAGAATTAGGTTGTAAAGTTGAAGAAGCCAACGAAAAAGGGCAATCCGTAGGTAAAGGTGGTTTACCTGACCGTGAAGGCAACGTAACTCTAGATGCTTGTATAATGGATAAGCATGGAAATTGTGGAGCTGTGGTATATCTTAAAGATGTAAAACATGCTGTTTCTGTGGCTCGAAAAGTTATGGAAGACACGCCACATGTTATGCTTGCAGGAGAAGGTGCAAAACAATTTGCATTAGAGTCTGGTTTTGAAGCTGAGGATTTATTAACCGAAGCTTCAAAAAAAGCTTGGGAAAAATGGAAAGTTGAAGCCAAATACAAACCCATTATAAATATTGAAAATCATGATACTATAGGCATGCTAGCTGTAGACAAAAATGGAGATATTTCTGGAGCATGCACAACTAGTGGCTTAGCCTATAAAATGAATGGGCGTGTCGGAGACTCACCAATAATAGGTTCTGGATTATTTGTAGATAATGAAATTGGTGGTGCTGTAGCTACTGGTCTTGGCGAAGAGGTTGTTAAAACCGTTGGTAGTTTCTTAATTGTGGAACTCATGCGTCAAGGAAAAACACCGCAAGAAGCATGTGAAGAAGCTATAGGCCGCATCGTCAATAAACCCGGAAAGGATTATAAAGATTTTCAGGTGGGTTATATTGCTGTAAATAAAAAAGGAGAAACAGGTTGTTACTCAATTCATCAATGGTTTAGCATGACTAAGTTTCAAGATGGTATTAATGAGCGCATACAATCCGATTTTTTTAATAAATCTTAAAACCACTTTATCGTAAATTGCGCTAACTTTTCTTTGTAATTAGTATAAGGTGGAAATAATAATTCTGTAATTCCAAATGTATGTTGTTTGACGACTGCTCTTTCATTACTGAAAGCTTTAAAACCATAATAACCGTGTGATTTTCCAATACCACTATTATTTACGCCTCCAAAAGGTAGATTATGGTTCGCATAGTGGATAATATTGTTATTAATACAAGTTCCTCCAGACTTTGTGTTATTAAGAACTGTTTTGATATTAGCTTTATTTTTACTGTAAATGTATAAAGCAAGAGGACTTTCTTTTGCATTTATATAATCTAAAGCTTCATTTAGATTTTTATAAGTGACTATAGGAAGAATTGGTCCAAAAATTTCATCTTGTAAAAGTGTCGCATCATCATTTAAATCTGACATGATTGTAGGTCCAATATATTTCTCAGCTTCATTATAATTACCTCCTACATGTACATTACCATCTTTGGATATACCATCATTTATATGCGTTTTAAGACGTTCAAAATGTTTTGGCGTCACTATACGAGCATAAGAGTCAGAAGCCTCAGGATTGTCTCCATAAAAAGACATTAGCCAGCTTTTACATTCGTTTATAAAATCTTCTTTAATTGATTCATGAATTATAACATAATCAGGTGAGACACATATTTGACCACAATTCATAAATTTACCCCACATAATCTTTTTAGCTGCTGTTTTTAAGTTTGCAGTTTCATCAATTAAGGTTGGTGATTTTCCGCCTAACTCTAAAGTAACAGAAGCTAAATGCTCTGCTGCAGCTTTCATCACAATTTTGCCTACTATTGGTGAGCCTGTGAAAAAAATATGATTAAAAGGTAATTTTAGTAAATCTGTCGAGGTTTGGACTTCGCCTTCAACTAAAGCCACTTCATCTTCATTAAATAAGGTCTCTATAATTTTTTTCATTAGTGACGCACTGTTAGGAGTCATCTCCGAAGGTTTGATAATCACAGTATTACCTGCTGCTATTGCAGATACTAATGGTCCAAAGGTAAGATTGAAAGGAAAATTCCATGGAGAAATAATCAAGCAAACGCCTTTAGCTTCATACTTTATATAAGATGAAGCGCCTAACATTGAAAGAGGTGTTGGCACTTTTTTGTTACGCATCCATTTATGTAAATGATTTTTTGCATGCTTAATATCTCCAACTATCTGGTAAATTTCAGTCATTTCAGACTCCACATATGGTTTGCCTAAATCTTTTGATAGTGCGTCTTTAATTTCCTCTCTAAATGTCTTTTCTATTGCTCGTTGAAGTGCACTCAACTTCTTAATTCGCTGATTATAAGTGCTATTAGAGACTTTAAACTGATTGTTTTTTTGCTTTATGAATAGATTATAATATGGATTATTGGTGTTTTCTGTCATTATATAGTATTGATTTTAAAGGGCTATCGACCGAAAAAGTGTATTTCGTCGATGTTTTAAACAATTGCTTTCCGTTTATCTAAAAGTATACCTGATTGGTCTAAAATTTTCTTTTTAAGACATGAACCTCGCTTATGTTTGTACTGTTGTTAAAAATAAGAACAATAAAACAAATGAAAAACTTAATTCTATTACTAGTATTTTTAACTCTACCTTTAGTAGGGTTTTCACAGACTGAAAAGCCTGTGTCTACTAATAATAATGAATTAGTTGTTTTGAAAAAGGTTGAAGAAGTTGCTCCTAGAAAAGCTAGAGCATCTCGAAACGCCAAATATCTTAAAGTTAATTACAAAAAAAGTAACGATATTATTAGCATCAAAGCTTATCGCAAGAGTCTTAGAGACAAAGTGCGACGCGTAAAATTGTGCTAGAACACAATAATTTAGTTTTAAATTGTAAAATCCTTTTATCATATGATGAAAGGATTTTTTATATAAAAAAAGCCCAATTGAAAATTTCAATTGGGCTTTTATTAATAGATATTATTTGATTTTGTTACCATTTTTATCAAAAAAATGATATTCAAGATAAGTGTAAGCATCTCTAGGTAAAATTTTTACCCATTTTTTGTGTTCAAAAAACCACTTTGAACGTACTGATGGATACCCTTTGGTTAAAAAGGCAGCTATAAAAGGATGCGCATGTAGCGCTACTTTTTTATAGTCTTTTTTGTAAATCCTTTTTAGGTCTTGGTTAATACGCTCGACTACCTTGATTGGTGCTTCGATTTCGTCTCCGCCAATAGCATCTGGATTTACTTCTTTTGTCTTAATATTACGTTCTGGCCTAACGCGTTGTCTGGTTATTTGCACTAATCCAAACTTACTCGGCGGTAATATTTTGTGCTTTGCTTTATCATCTTTCATTTCGTCACGAAGATGATTGTAGAGTTTTTTTCTATTTTCTGCTTTACCCATATCGATAAAATCGATAACGATAATGCCACCCATGTCACGCAAACGCAATTGTCTGGCAACTTCTGTAGCAGATATTAGATTAACCTCTAAAGCAGTGTCTTCTTGGTTTTTCTCCTTATTGGAGCGATTACCACTGTTTACATCTACAACATGTAGGGCTTCTGTATGTTCTATAACTAAATAAGCGCCTTTTGCCATGCTTACGGTGCGTCCAAATGATGTTTTTATTTGA
This DNA window, taken from Winogradskyella sp. PC-19, encodes the following:
- a CDS encoding GH92 family glycosyl hydrolase, with amino-acid sequence MNPKFISAFLGVFLLFGCQDENPNPTAKKDQPLINYVNTFIGTGGHGHTYPGASAPFGMMQLGPDTRLEGWDGCSGYHYSDEYIYGFSHTHLSGTGISDYGDVLLMPTNQQIFNNGADGKPGYRAHFSHDNESAEPGYYKVHLDSTNIDVDLTVSKRSGIHKYQFPSADNQYVILDLVHRDKVLDAKIKKISDTEIVGFRHSEAWAKDQRLFFAIKTSHPFTDVLQSPEKTGMPGGRRSALKFNNPNNDPIYIKVGISSVDIEGARQNLEAEISNKDFESIKSEVQDYWEKQLSKIVIESNASTDDVLNGVDRINDQDLENKVNFYSALYHTMLAPNRYQDVDGRYRGMDLEIHNAEFDYYSVFSLWDTYRAAHPLYTIIEQEKTNDFINTFLAKYDEGGIMPMWDLAGNYTDCMIGYHAVPVIADAYLKGIRDYDTEKAFEAMKHSATRDKFGLEAYKKYGFIPVDEESESVSKTLEYAYDDWTIAQMAKDMGKTEDYKNYIERAQYYKNVFDPESKFMRGRFRNTWFAPFDPYEVNFNYTEANSWQYSFYVPQDISGFIELLGGKDQLEKQLDELFTAKTETSGRNQSDITGLIGQYAHGNEPSHHMAYLYNFVNKPHKTQERVYQILTELYNNDPDGVSGNEDCGQMSAWYVLSSMGFYSVTPGSNQYIIGTPLFDKATINLENGKQFTVIANNRSETNIYIESANLNGNPLEKTFINHSDIIEGGTLEFTMTDNPAVWGSREGQEPKTEIKDHIILPSPYIEKGDITFRGSTEVVLNTSESDATIFYALNENEFQSYNKPFTITEDTKVKLYSEKGNLKSPVLETPFYKIDPNLSIKLESKFANQYSAGGNDALIDGIRSTKNYRTGSWQGYHNQDLVAIVDLGSEKPISSITSNYLRDQGAWIFHPTEVEYLVSKDGVNFISIGKKRLDTKQKNYNIAVKTVEMSLVTEEINTRFKKSQPKSYRYIKVIAKKLGDLPEWHIGHPMDGKSWIFVDEISVK
- a CDS encoding MFS transporter, with translation MSNQQTNKSALTTLVTVFFFWGFIAASNGVFIPFCKTYFNIDQFQSQLVDFAFYGAYYIGALLLFVISSSIKKDIVNSWGYKKVIVYGLLLSAIGAFVMYPSTAGAEQGQTAVFYFVLIALFIVGLGFSLQQTGANPFAIALGAPETGSHRLNLAGGINSFGTTIGPIVVALVLFGTASVSPEELVSMIKNNEITLTTVQLLYLGVGALFLIAAALFHFSKKLPALKSDTPFEPANKARNLLIVLTLIIVACFGYIFSTYSGDTEVSESVENTRLVLLFVALVAVIGSVFIANTSASKKPEGWGAMKYPQLVLGMLAIFTYVGVEVTIQSNLGELLKTVADKVNNLNPLGLPVLNDAGIAPFISLYWGGLMIGRWVGAITVFNPTKGLKKALLIIVPYIAFAVILIANRAGGKSFSSDEILFFAICVAVQIGGFFLAKDNPVRTLKIFSILGMLGMIIGLFTTGNLALFAFLSGGLFCSIMWPCIFTLSIAGLGKYTSQGSAFLIMMILGGAIIPPLQGKLADIFNIQSSYWVAVFCFVYLLFYAYRTKKVLDKQGVAY
- a CDS encoding N(4)-(beta-N-acetylglucosaminyl)-L-asparaginase, which translates into the protein MKRRKFLKNASLTGVGLAVGTAITSCNEQAEDKSIPEKENSESKAILPVVVATWHVEQATAKAMDTLNSGGTALDAVELGCKVEEANEKGQSVGKGGLPDREGNVTLDACIMDKHGNCGAVVYLKDVKHAVSVARKVMEDTPHVMLAGEGAKQFALESGFEAEDLLTEASKKAWEKWKVEAKYKPIINIENHDTIGMLAVDKNGDISGACTTSGLAYKMNGRVGDSPIIGSGLFVDNEIGGAVATGLGEEVVKTVGSFLIVELMRQGKTPQEACEEAIGRIVNKPGKDYKDFQVGYIAVNKKGETGCYSIHQWFSMTKFQDGINERIQSDFFNKS
- a CDS encoding aldehyde dehydrogenase family protein codes for the protein MTENTNNPYYNLFIKQKNNQFKVSNSTYNQRIKKLSALQRAIEKTFREEIKDALSKDLGKPYVESEMTEIYQIVGDIKHAKNHLHKWMRNKKVPTPLSMLGASSYIKYEAKGVCLIISPWNFPFNLTFGPLVSAIAAGNTVIIKPSEMTPNSASLMKKIIETLFNEDEVALVEGEVQTSTDLLKLPFNHIFFTGSPIVGKIVMKAAAEHLASVTLELGGKSPTLIDETANLKTAAKKIMWGKFMNCGQICVSPDYVIIHESIKEDFINECKSWLMSFYGDNPEASDSYARIVTPKHFERLKTHINDGISKDGNVHVGGNYNEAEKYIGPTIMSDLNDDATLLQDEIFGPILPIVTYKNLNEALDYINAKESPLALYIYSKNKANIKTVLNNTKSGGTCINNNIIHYANHNLPFGGVNNSGIGKSHGYYGFKAFSNERAVVKQHTFGITELLFPPYTNYKEKLAQFTIKWF